Proteins co-encoded in one Arachis hypogaea cultivar Tifrunner chromosome 11, arahy.Tifrunner.gnm2.J5K5, whole genome shotgun sequence genomic window:
- the LOC112721854 gene encoding protein FAR1-RELATED SEQUENCE 5-like has translation MPTIARYTRTADNRLGSLFWVDGEMMSDYQLFGDVLAFDSTYRSNKYKKPLVVFPGSNHHKQTTIFGFVLLEDEEVRSYRWLLLNLIDVMGEKTPCVVVMDGDKVMRAAITEVFPAARHRLCGWHLEKNCVQRVKDTEFRKVFKKAIYANFKVEDFEEYWKTAVESLGLQNNSWVQSTYEVKEIWATAYLRGTFCVGYRTTSRCEGINAYIKGFLKSTDSILELVHSLDRVIKDYRNNEAVFREVKKQIKGVATLLFRGRDSICTTVVYKFSRMGALGRIQKVLFDPDDKKIECDCLMWNS, from the exons ATGCCGACGATCGCACGTTACACGCGAACTGCCGATAATCGGCTGGGGAGCCTTTTCTGGGTCGACGGTGAGATGATGTCGGACTATCAGTTATTTGGAGATGTTCTGGCTTTTGATTCGACGTATCGGTCAAATAAGTACAAGAAACCGCTTGTAGTGTTTCCCGGGTCAAATCACCACAAACAGACAACCATTTTTGGATTTGTGCTGCTGGAGGACGAGGAAGTTCGTAGTTACCGGTGGCTGCTATTAAATCTTATTGACGTAATGGGAGAGAAGACGCCGTGTGTTGTTGTCATGGATGGGGACAAAGTGATGCGCGCAGCTATTACGGAGGTGTTCCCAGCAGCTAGGCACCGGCTGTGTGGGTGGCACTTGGAGAAAAATTGTGTTCAAAGGGTTAAGGATACCGAATTCCGGAAGGTCTTTAAGAAGGCTATCTATGCGAACTTCAAGGTGGAGGACTTTGAGGAATATTGGAAGACGGCGGTGGAGTCACTTGGCCTACAAAATAATAGTTGGGTTCAAAGCACATACGAGGTCAAAGAAATTTGGGCAACAGCATATCTCCGGGGCACGTTCTGTGTGGGATACAGGACAACCTCAAGATGTGAGGGGATTAATGCATACATAAAGGGGTTCCTGAAATCCACTGATAGCATTTTGGAGCTGGTGCACAGCTTAGATCGCGTTATAAAGGATTATCGAAACAACGAG GCAGTTTTTAGAGAGGTGAAGAAACAAATTAAGGGTGTTGCGACCTTGTTGTTTCGTGGGAGAGACAGCATCTGCACAACGGTTGTCTACAAGTTTTCAAGGATGGGCGCTCTTGGTAGGATACAGAAGGTTTTGTTCGACCCCGATGACAAGAAAATTGAGTGCGACTGTTTGATGTGGAATAGTTAG
- the LOC112721853 gene encoding uncharacterized protein gives MSMNHIDKVLDRHSDETIANNRLRLKTSIDAIRWLAFQACAFRGDDESPESLNRKNFIELIKLLASCNQNVNNVVLENAPGNAQYISPSVQKDILHIFARKMRATIREEIGDSKFCIIIDEARDESKREQMSVVLIFVDKHGCVQERFFDLIHVSDTCSLTLKTEISSVLSCHNLDVQNLRGQGYDGASNMRGEWNGLQALFLKDCPFAYYIHCLAHRLQLALISAVKEVCYVHQFFSKLTLIANVVTVSPKRHDQLRVAQANNVAFLISNDQIVTGSGLNQIGTLQRAGDTRWGSHLNSVRSLLCMFDATCEVLEKSSEEGNFSTRGDTSAAYDAITSFEFVFVLHLMRKILEVSHNLCQVLQRKNQDILNTLTLVSTTKTLIQRMRKSSWEAFIKEVILFCEKHEVEVPDMNAMHIPRRGRTRKIVDQISVEHHYRVNLFLARIDTQLQEINGRFNDNMVELLTLSSTLDPKENYKLFSVNKVCELVERFYPGDFSDQEKFHIRMQAQHYELDVPNHVELTNLCTISELCQGLTKTGKSLTYPLIDRLIRLFNLTRTFMDRVIDRNLLHAFMFSGLNCEPITPMDFKQMFGAKAEDSDENSSNGYCARYYASDEEGDEDEGGEFW, from the exons ATGTCAATGAAC CATATAGACAAAGTTCTTGATAGGCATAGTGATGAAACTATTGCAAATAACCGCTTAAGGTTGAAGACATCTATTGATGCTATTCGATGGCTTGCATTTCAAGCATGTGCATTTAGAGGCGACGATGAAAGTCCTGAATCTTTAAATAGGAaaaattttattgagttaattaagCTTTTAGCTTCATGTAATCAGAATGTTAATAATGTTGTCCTTGAAAATGCTCCTGGAAATGCTCAATATATATCTCCCAGTGTTCAAAAAGATATATTGCATATCTTTGCTAGAAAAATGCGTGCAACAATTCGAGAAGAAATTGGTGattctaaattttgtataattattgatGAAGCAAGAGATGAGTCAAAGCGAGAACAAATGTCTGTGGTTTTGATATTTGTAGACAAGCACGGTTGTGTTCAAGAAAGATTTTTTGATCTTATACATGTTTCTGATACGTGTTCTTTGACATTGAAAACAGAAATTTCATCAGTTCTTTCTTGTCATAATCTTGATGTTCAAAATCTTAGGGGACAAGGGTATGATGGAGCTAGTAATATGCGTGGTGAatggaatggattgcaagctctaTTTTTGAAAGATTGCCCTTTTGCTTATTACATTCATTGTCTTGCTCATCGATTACAATTAGCACTTATTTCTGCAGTCAAAGAAGTTTGTTATGTTcatcaattcttttcaaaacttacCCTAATTGCGAATGTTGTGACTGTTTCTCCTAAACGTCATGATCAGTTAAGGGTTGCTCAAGCAAATAATGTTGCATTCTTAATTTCCAATGATCAAATTGTGACAGGTAGTGGACTTAATCAAATTGGTACTTTGCAAAGAGCTGGAGATACTAGATGGGGGTCTCATTTGAATTCTGTACGTAGCTTGCTATGCATGTTTGATGCTACTTGTGAAGTTCTtgaaaaaagcagtgaagaaggtAATTTCTCCACTCGTGGTGATACTAGTGCTGCTTATGATGCTATCACATCCTTTGAATTTGTCTTTGTTTTGCATTTGATGAGAAAAATTTTAGAAGTTAGTCATAATCTTTGTCAAGTTTTGCAACGAAAAAATCAAGACATATTGAATACTTTAACTCTGGTTTCTACTACCAAGACTTTAATCCAACGAATGAGAAAATCAAGTTGGGAAGCTTTCATAAAAGAAGTTATATTATTTTGTGAGAAACATGAAGTTGAAGTTCCTGATATGAATGCAATGCATATTCCTAGAAGAGGCCGAACTCGCAAAATTGTTGACCAAATTTCAGTGGAGCATCATTACCGTGTTAATTTATTTCTGGCTCGAATTGATACACAGTTGCAAGAGATTAATGGAAGATTCAATGATAATATGGTGGAATTGCTTACTTTAAGTTCAACTTTAGATCCCAAAGAAAATTATAAGCTCTTCAGTGTCAACAAAGTATGTGAATTAGTAGAACGATTTTATCCAGGCGACTTCAGTGACCAAGAGAAATTTCACATTAGAATGCAAGCtcaacattatgaacttgatgttCCTAATCATGTTGAGTTAACTAACTTGTGCACAATTTCGGAGTTATGTCAAGGATTAACGAAGACAGGAAAGTCTTTAACATATCCTTTGATTGATCGTTTGATTCGCTTG TTTAATTTGACAAGAACTTTCATGGACAGAGTGATTGACCGTAACTTGTTGCACGCTTTCATGTTTTCAGGCTTGAACTGTGAACCGATAACTCCGATGGATTTCAAGCAGATGTTCGGAGCCAAAGCGGAAGACTCGGATGAGAACAGCTCTAATGGATATTGTGCCCGTTATTATGCCAGTGATGAAGAAGGTGACGAGGATGAAGGTGGTGAGTTCTGGTGA